Proteins co-encoded in one Pseudomonadales bacterium genomic window:
- a CDS encoding inositol monophosphatase, with the protein MHPFINIALRAARKAGDIIERAAENIDQLEVMAKSASDFVTEVDQAAEQEILYHLQKAYPDHAFVCEEAGIIGDPEQAEYHWLIDPLDGTTNFIHGIAHFAVSIACVNRQGVLEHAVIYDPIKREEYTASRGAGAQLNGRRIRVKEKYHKPQALFATGIPFGDTPHAAMLEFNQALNTLALGSAGIRRMGACSLDLAYVAAGRYDGFWEKGIKAWDIAAGMLLVKEAGGLVSDFSGGFDSLKNHQIVAGSPKAFKATLQAVQPKN; encoded by the coding sequence ATGCACCCATTTATCAATATTGCTCTTCGCGCCGCAAGAAAAGCGGGCGATATCATTGAACGTGCGGCGGAAAACATTGATCAGCTCGAAGTGATGGCAAAATCTGCTAGCGACTTTGTCACCGAGGTTGATCAAGCGGCCGAGCAAGAGATTCTCTATCATTTACAAAAAGCCTATCCAGATCACGCCTTCGTCTGCGAAGAAGCTGGCATTATTGGCGATCCTGAGCAAGCCGAATATCACTGGCTTATTGACCCTTTAGACGGCACTACTAATTTCATTCACGGCATTGCCCATTTTGCCGTTTCTATCGCCTGCGTTAATCGACAGGGCGTGCTTGAACATGCGGTTATTTATGACCCTATTAAGCGTGAAGAATATACTGCCAGTCGTGGTGCAGGCGCCCAACTCAATGGCCGCCGAATTCGAGTGAAGGAAAAATACCACAAACCTCAGGCACTTTTTGCCACCGGCATACCCTTTGGTGATACACCGCATGCAGCAATGCTAGAATTTAACCAAGCTCTGAACACCTTAGCTTTGGGCAGCGCCGGCATTCGACGGATGGGCGCTTGCTCACTCGATCTAGCCTATGTTGCGGCTGGTCGCTATGATGGCTTTTGGGAGAAAGGCATTAAAGCTTGGGATATTGCCGCTGGCATGCTGCTAGTCAAAGAAGCCGGCGGGCTAGTCTCAGATTTTTCGGGCGGTTTTGATTCACTGA